A portion of the Deltaproteobacteria bacterium genome contains these proteins:
- a CDS encoding electron transfer flavoprotein subunit beta/FixA family protein, which translates to MNIAVCIKQVPDVPSIRIDKQRMTIIREGVESIINPLDCVALEAAVDLRDKEGGSVTVLSMGPPQSEEALREALAAGADRAILLTDPNFAGADTLATSHVLARAISKLEPFPDLVLCGSQTIDSDTGHVASQIAQELDLPQVCGVNEVHVEKDFLVVKRVSDRFLDTIRVSMPAVLAVSRELCVPSHIPFAHLERAFSERDVIRWGMDDLDLKPEEVGFKGSATWVARLHTPPAKRKGEILSGSPQILAGYLVKKLEAMGIIDEEDKKP; encoded by the coding sequence ATGAACATAGCAGTATGCATCAAACAGGTCCCGGACGTACCGAGCATTCGGATCGATAAACAGCGAATGACCATCATTCGGGAAGGCGTAGAGAGCATCATTAACCCGCTGGATTGTGTAGCTCTGGAAGCGGCGGTGGACCTACGGGACAAGGAAGGTGGCTCTGTAACCGTGTTGAGCATGGGGCCGCCACAAAGTGAAGAAGCTTTACGGGAAGCTTTGGCGGCCGGCGCGGATCGGGCGATTTTGCTCACCGACCCGAATTTTGCCGGGGCGGACACGCTGGCCACGTCTCACGTTCTGGCCCGAGCCATATCCAAGCTGGAGCCGTTTCCGGACCTCGTGCTGTGCGGTTCACAGACCATCGACAGCGACACCGGCCACGTGGCGTCTCAAATAGCGCAGGAACTGGACCTGCCGCAGGTTTGCGGCGTCAACGAGGTCCATGTGGAGAAAGATTTTCTTGTGGTAAAGCGAGTCAGTGACCGATTCCTGGATACCATACGGGTCAGCATGCCCGCGGTGCTTGCCGTCTCCCGTGAACTCTGCGTGCCGAGTCACATCCCTTTTGCACATCTTGAAAGAGCCTTTTCCGAGCGAGATGTCATCCGTTGGGGAATGGACGACCTTGACCTTAAACCGGAAGAAGTGGGCTTTAAAGGATCCGCCACCTGGGTCGCCAGACTTCATACGCCTCCCGCCAAGAGAAAGGGGGAGATCCTAAGCGGCTCACCTCAAATCCTGGCAGGATACTTAGTCAAAAAACTCGAGGCAATGGGCATTATCGATGAAGAAGACAAGAAACCGTAA
- a CDS encoding acyl-CoA dehydrogenase family protein — MKQAVIRRTARKYAEERLAGPAAEMDVTGEFPQDVAREMAGLSYFGLEIPSEYGGAGLDPVSSAIVIEEVSRVSGAMGLCLAVHNGVSAFPLFRFGNEEQKREFLIPMAKGEKIGTFCLTEPNAGSDASSLETVAVRDGNDFILNGNKTFVTNGGVSGTNLIFCVDNPGEEKKRFSVFIVESERDGLEKGPSEDLMGMRGNPVCPIALNNCRVPMERRLGKEGEGLRIALITLCGGRLGIAAQSLGIAQACLDASLKYAKERHQFGQAISGFGAIQAFLADMATRIEASRLLLYRAAELKGRGVEYTKESAMAKLYASETAVEAARRGVQIHGGYGFTKAYPIERYYRDAKVCEIYEGTSEVQRLVIARSVLK; from the coding sequence ATGAAACAAGCCGTAATTCGACGTACGGCCCGGAAATATGCCGAGGAAAGGCTAGCCGGACCGGCGGCGGAAATGGATGTGACCGGAGAATTTCCACAGGATGTGGCCCGAGAGATGGCCGGATTGAGCTACTTCGGCCTCGAGATTCCTTCGGAATACGGCGGCGCGGGTTTGGATCCTGTGAGTTCCGCCATCGTTATTGAAGAGGTCTCGAGGGTTAGCGGTGCAATGGGGCTTTGCCTGGCGGTTCATAACGGTGTTTCGGCCTTCCCTCTCTTTCGGTTCGGAAACGAGGAACAAAAGCGGGAGTTCCTGATACCGATGGCCAAGGGAGAAAAGATCGGAACCTTCTGCCTCACGGAGCCCAACGCCGGTTCCGACGCATCCTCTCTCGAAACGGTAGCCGTCCGTGACGGGAACGACTTCATTTTGAACGGAAACAAAACCTTCGTAACGAACGGAGGCGTTTCGGGCACCAATCTGATATTTTGCGTGGACAATCCTGGTGAAGAAAAGAAACGGTTTTCAGTCTTCATTGTGGAATCGGAACGGGATGGTCTGGAAAAGGGACCATCGGAAGATCTGATGGGCATGCGGGGAAATCCGGTATGTCCCATAGCCTTAAACAATTGCCGTGTTCCGATGGAGCGACGACTCGGAAAAGAAGGTGAAGGCCTGAGAATCGCTTTAATTACACTCTGCGGCGGCAGACTGGGAATCGCCGCCCAGTCTTTGGGTATCGCCCAGGCATGTCTGGACGCATCGCTCAAGTATGCTAAGGAACGCCACCAGTTCGGCCAGGCCATATCCGGCTTCGGCGCCATCCAGGCCTTTTTGGCTGATATGGCGACGCGAATCGAAGCCTCGCGCCTGTTGCTCTATCGCGCAGCGGAATTGAAGGGTCGAGGAGTCGAATATACGAAGGAATCCGCCATGGCGAAATTGTACGCAAGCGAAACGGCCGTCGAGGCGGCCCGACGCGGCGTCCAGATCCACGGCGGATATGGGTTTACTAAAGCGTATCCCATCGAGCGCTATTATCGCGACGCTAAGGTCTGCGAAATCTATGAGGGAACGTCCGAAGTGCAGCGATTGGTTATTGCCCGGAGTGTACTCAAGTAG